Proteins from a single region of Antechinus flavipes isolate AdamAnt ecotype Samford, QLD, Australia chromosome 2, AdamAnt_v2, whole genome shotgun sequence:
- the TCF15 gene encoding transcription factor 15 encodes MAFAMLRPVAAHVLYPDLSLLSEDEENRSESDASDQSYGGYEGLEPARRRAGSGAGGGGGRRAGAGGGVGGGGGPVVVVKQRQAANARERDRTQSVNTAFTALRTLIPTEPVDRKLSKIETLRLASSYISHLANVLLLGEGCDDGQPCFRAVCGPKGERSASGSGGGDTRQQPRTICTFCLSNQRKAGSRRDLGGSCLKARGAAPLRVPRR; translated from the exons ATGGCATTCGCCATGCTGCGCCCAGTGGCTGCCCACGTGCTGTACCCCGACCTCAGCCTGCTAAGTGAGGATGAGGAGAACAGGAGCGAGAGCGATGCTTCGGACCAGTCATACGGTGGCTACGAAGGACTGGAACCGGCTCGGCGGCGGGCCGGGAGTGGGGCCGGGGGCGGTGGCGGCCGCCGAGCCGGGGCCGGGGGCGGCGTTGGAGGTGGCGGGGGACCAGTGGTTGTAGTGAAGCAGAGACAAGCGGCTAACGCGCGGGAAAGGGACCGTACCCAGAGTGTCAACACGGCCTTCACGGCGCTGCGCACACTCATCCCCACCGAGCCCGTGGATCGCAAGCTGTCCAAGATCGAGACCTTGCGATTAGCTTCCAGCTATATCTCCCACCTGGCCAACGTATTGCTGCTGGGCGAGGGCTGCGACGACGGGCAGCCGTGTTTCCGCGCCGTCTGCGGACCCAAGGGCGAGCGCAGCGCGTCTGGGAGCGGTGGTGGAGATACTAGACAGCAGCCCCGAACTATCTGTACTTTCTGCCTCAGTAATCAGCGCAAGGCG GGCAGTCGACGGGACCTTGGCGGCAGCTGTCTGAAGGCGAGAGGGGCAGCCCCACTTCGGGTGCCAAGGAGATGA